A segment of the Halalkalicoccus subterraneus genome:
GTACGGGAAACCGAGGGCTCCTCGGGGACCGAGAGCTCCTCCCACATCGGGACGGTTCGGGGCCCCAGATCGATCGTCGCGTACATCTCGGCCCATTCGGCGAGCCCGTGGGCCTCGTCGATCACGCAGACGTCGCGGGTGCGAAAGACCTCCGAGCCGGCGGTCTGCATGAAGTAGGCCAGCGTCATCGCCGCGATCGAGCGGTTGGAGGCGATCGCTCTATCGGAGAAGTACGGACAGCGATGCTTCACCGAGCAGTCGTAGCCCCGCTCGCGGGTACAGGGCGCGCGGTTGACTTTCGTGTTCTCCTCGCCGGGAAGGATGCAGGTGTAGTTGCCCTTTCCGCGGATCACCTGAAGGTCCGAGAGGAGAGGATCGCCCGCCACGTCGTCGAGCTGCGAGACCTGGGGCGTGGTGTAGTACGCACCGGTGGCCTGCTTGGGTTCGCTCTCCTCGACCGTCCGGGCGGCTCCGCAGATCGCCCGTGCCAGCAGGGACTTACCGCTGCCGGTGGGCGCGCGCACCAACACCACGTCGTTACCGGCCTCGAAGGCCGCACGGATATCCGAGAGGGCCGAGCGCTGGTTACCCCGGTAGGAGGGCGCGGGGAACTCGTTCTCGATGCGGGCGGGCTGCACTATCGGAGACGGGGCCGGGACAGCCCTAAAGGTAGCGGCTCACTCCGAGAGCGCGGCGACGTCGCTCGCCCCCGGGTGGTCAGGCAAACGCTCGATGCACTTATAACAGAGGAAGTGTTCGGTGTCGTCCTCGAACTCGAGGGTCATCCCGCCCGTGGGCTCCTGGGAGAACGACCAGATGTCGGCGACGCCGCCGGCGATGTGGACGCGCTCCCCACAGCCGTCACACTGCTCGGTGACCATGACCGGCCGTTCTCGCCGCCGAACGAAACGCCTGTCGGCCGAGCCCGCGGAACGGATTGACCGTCTTTAAGGGATATTAATTAGTAAGAATATGATTGGCCATAGAAGGCTTAAAGAAAAATAATACATTCGGATAAAATCCATATAGTTTGCTATTCGTTCTCTTTTATCGGGAAGAGGCGAACACCCTTTCGACAAGTATATATTGAATAGTCGAAAACAGAGGGTATCGCGGCATAACGCAGATCATGAGAAAACAACGTTCATCCAACCCAGCCCTGAATCGTCGGAG
Coding sequences within it:
- a CDS encoding DUF7561 family protein, which translates into the protein MVTEQCDGCGERVHIAGGVADIWSFSQEPTGGMTLEFEDDTEHFLCYKCIERLPDHPGASDVAALSE